A window of Silurus meridionalis isolate SWU-2019-XX chromosome 4, ASM1480568v1, whole genome shotgun sequence contains these coding sequences:
- the si:ch211-79k12.1 gene encoding hemicentin-2, whose protein sequence is MRFSVLLTAVLLALLHNSTASLFLKGPTETVLEGDSVTLECLDSDSEHNMTLVYFEKMSRHFQMWHRLDGYGYGYGHYYRRCFWNDLDVMREDGRLILMLPRVQYWYSGMYRCVSYNTSDLNNSSLPYKLTVHYMREVSVSRPNTNVVSRYLAPQDDLRIRIGEDVELNCSTTASETPQYSWLKEGEDWMVPSSTLKLKQVREQDSGQYTCTAQHPSVSSLSKKRTIHITVLPEDAAWYESTTGRIFLIMGASVGVLAIIVFSMAVFLCNRARQNKSKGPIDDHSQKKPIYKNSVESLTSTAGDKQPLV, encoded by the exons ATGAGGTTCTCCGTCCTGCTCACCGCGGTCCTTCTCGCTCTCCTGCACAACAgcacag CCTCTCTGTTCCTGAAAGGTCCTACCGAAACCGTCCTGGAGGGAGATAGTGTGACTCTGGAATGTCTGGACTCGGATTCCGAGCACAATATGACTTTGGTGTACTTTGAGAAGATGTCGAGG CATTTTCAGATGTGGCATCGGCTGGATGGGTACGGATACGGGTACGGACACTATTATCGCCGCTGTTTCTGGAACGACTTGGACGTGATGAGAGAAGATGGCCGTCTGATTCTTATGTTGCCAAGAGTGCAGTACTGGTATTCTGGAATGTATCGCTGTGTGTCATACAACACCTCTGACCTGAACAACTCATCACTGCCTTATAAGCTAACAGTGCACT atatGCGAGAGGTCTCGGTGAGCAGACCCAACACCAACGTGGTCTCTCGCTACCTCGCCCCACAGGATGACCTGCGTATACGGATAGGGGAAGACGTGGAGCTGAACTGCTCTACCACCGCCTCTGAGACTCCTCAATACTCCTGGCTCAAagag gGAGAAGACTGGATGGTTCCCTCCAGTACGCTAAAGCTGAAGCAAGTGAGGGAGCAGGACAGTGGGCAGTACACCTGCACGGCTCAGCACCCATCTGTGAGCTCTCTCTCCAAGAAACGCACCATCCACATCACTGTCCTCCCAG AGGACGCCGCATGGTACGAATCGACGACTGGACGCATTTTTCTCATCATGGGTGCATCAGTAGGGGTTCTCGCGATCATCGTTTTCTCCATGGCGGTGTTCTTGTGCAACCGGGCCAGACAGAACAAGAGCAAGGGGCCGAT TGATGACCACTCCCAGAAGAAGCCTATCTACAAGAACAGCGTGGAGTCTCTGACTTCCACCGCTGGAGACAAACAGCCATTGGTGTAA